From one Rattus rattus isolate New Zealand chromosome 15, Rrattus_CSIRO_v1, whole genome shotgun sequence genomic stretch:
- the Cdo1 gene encoding cysteine dioxygenase type 1, giving the protein MERTELLKPRTLADLIRILHELFAGDEVNVEEVQAVLEAYESNPAEWALYAKFDQYRYTRNLVDQGNGKFNLMILCWGEGHGSSIHDHTDSHCFLKLLQGNLKETLFDWPDKKSNEMIKKSERTLRENQCAYINDSIGLHRVENVSHTEPAVSLHLYSPPFDTCHAFDQRTGHKNKVTMTFHSKFGIRTPFATSGSLENN; this is encoded by the exons ATGGAACGGACCGAGCTGCTGAAGCCCCGGACCCTGGCCGACCTCATCCGAATCTTGCATGAGCTCTTCGCGGGGGACGAAGTCAATGTGGAGGAGGTGCAGGCTGTGCTGGAAGCCTACGAGAGCAATCCTGCCGAGTGGGCTTTGTATGCCAAATTCGATCAATACAG GTATACTCGAAACCTTGTGGATCAAGGAAATGGGAAGTTTAATCTGATGATTCTGTGCTGGGGTGAAGGGCATGGCAG CAGTATTCACGATCACACGGACTCCCACTGCTTTTTGAAGCTGCTGCAAGGAAATCTAAAGGAGACATTGTTTGACTGGCCTGACAAAAAATCCAACGAGATGATCAAGAAGTCTGAAAGAACTTTGAGGGAAAATCAGTGTGCCTACATTAATG ATTCTATTGGCTTACATCGAGTAGAGAACGTCAGCCACACAGAGCCTGCTGTGAGCCTTCACTTGTACAGTCCACCTTTCGATACATGCCATGCCTTTGACCAACGAACAGGGCATAAAAACAAAGTCACCATGACATTCCACAGCAAATTTGGAATCAGAACTCCATTT GCAACTTCAGGTTCACTGGAGAACAACTAA